In the Dictyostelium discoideum AX4 chromosome 6 chromosome, whole genome shotgun sequence genome, TATCCCACCACAAATtccacaacaacagcaacaaccaATTCAACAACCAATGCagcaaccacaacaacaacaaatacctCAAAATATTCCACAACAAAtgcaacaaccacaacaacaacaacaacaacaacaacaacaacaacaacaacaacaaccattaCAACCTCAACAATTTCAACCAAAACCACCTTACCAACAAAGACCACAGCAATTTagccaacaacaacaacaacaacaatttaatccaaatcaacaacaacaatttaatccaaatcaacaacaatttaatccaaatcaacaacagcaacaatttAATCCTAATCAACAGCAACAATTTAAtccaaatcaatttaatNNNNNNNNNNNNNNNNNNNNNNNNNNNNNNNNNNNNNNNNNNNNNNNNNNNNNNNNNNNNNNNNNNNNNNNNNNNNNNNNNNNNNNNNNNNNNNNNNNNNCCTATGAATAATCCTAATATTGTTCCACCACATTttaatcaacatcaacaacaaaatcataACCAAAATCAACCACCTCATCATATGAATAATCCAAATATCATACCACCACCCCAAAGATTTAATAACTCAAATGTGGTGCCACATTTCAACCAACtatcaaatcaaaatcaaccaCCCCAACGACctcaatattaatattgtaaataaaaatttttatattaccaAAAGTTTGTGGTAAAcctagtttttttttttttttcctgtGCAATAAATATTAGTTAtacttttttataattataaaaacaatgttgtttaaataattcaataattggtttttttttttttttttttttttttttttcaacaaaacttcccattttcatttttttttttttttttttttaaatttttttttttttttaagtcaacttttctttaattttcatttcattttcaaaatcataaaaTGTTTCAACTTTTGACAAAAACAATAGTATCAAATGTTGgtaaaaatagtttaaataacatttttacaaataattcatttaaaaaaaaaagatttttttgtAATGTTGGGAAACCAATCGAAATTAATCAACTTAAACAATCGTTCTCAGAGTTATTGAAATTAGATTACAAGAAAACTCAAGAGGAAGGTTTaccaaaaaatttattagatgttcaaaatgatattttaaaatcaaatgaaaaagaacTTGATACTCAAACTAGAATGATATCATCCATTTTCCTTTGGAGATcattatgttttttaaatcaaactccaaatgtaattaataataatttttttttaaaatttattaataatcaacCTACTCGCaaactaattaatttattatattaattatatttatatttattttattttatttatattattttataaataaaatagagtatgaaaaaagaagaattagataaattatggaatttattaaatattgataataaagatataattaataaacatgaatatatttcaatattaaatcataGAATTGGTATAAGTTTTACAAGTAGATATCttttaccaaaattatttgaagataTAAAAAGGGTTGTAAAAGAAGTTAAAGAtgcaaatgaaaataattcaacaccaatatcatcattattaccattaattaatatagcATTCACATCATCAGCTCATTTAAGTATGTGGAAagaaatgaaatatttagGTAATGAAAtaagtttaaataaaaatgaaatatttgaaaacaTCAGAAATGCTTCATatgaaattgattatttatttgattatacTTCAATTTatcatattttaaatttaaataatcaacaacaacaacaacaacaacaacaacaatcaacaTCTCTATTACCATTAATCATTGATACAAATAAAGATAGTGAAccaataaattttgaaaagttTAAAACTTTTAGAGTTTATGATGttgaatctttttcttttaaaaatttaacaatgAAAACTGAAAATATGTCAACTGAAACAAATGAAAAAGCAAtgaatgaatttaatgaaaataaaaatcaaatgaaaaatcaaaaaattgataGAAATGGTTATTTTATGACtggtttgtattttttttttttttttttttttatatctaaTATTTactaactattattataaattattatttagaattatcaaatcaaccatttattttaattttaggtagctcatttaaatttgatatttgTTTTGATACAAATTTACAAATGACACATAGTGGTGTTAttgataaagattttaaaaaagttcaATTATATGGTACatatgatgaatttgataaaacaAAAGTAGAATCAGAATataatttagaaattgaTCAAAATATTGTACCAGATGATAATGAACcatttattcaattaaaaggAACTCATAGAAAAATTGAAACCAGAACAAATActgaaaaaacaatttatgaTATGGatgtaataattaatttacaaagAAGAAAATTATTACATGAAGTTGaagtaaaataatttaaaaataaatttctaatttatatatatatttaatttaaaattttaaataatttatttattaattttatttatttatttaataatttttttttttttttttttttttttattttttttttttttaatcatcagAAGATAATTGTCTTTTTACTAAATTATGATAAATTCCATcagtattatttaataattctttatgAGTACCCATTTCTTCAATTTTACCTTGATTAATTACAACTACAGTATTTGCATTTATTACAGTTGATAAACGATGAGCAATTACAATGACAGTACGATCTTTCATAATTTCATCGATTGCTTGTTTAACTAAATATTCACTTTCAGCATCAAGAGCAGAGGTAGCTTCATCTAATAAGAGGATCATTGGATTTTGAATCATAGCACGAGCTATTGCAACACGTTGTTTTTGACCACCAGATAAACGAACACCTCTTTCACCAACTATAGTATCATAACCATTTTCAAACTCttcaatgaatgaatgaGCATTTGCTTTCTCTGCAGCCGAAATAATTTGATCCATTGTTGCACTATCATTACCAAAAGTGATATTATCTTTGATTGAACCAGCGAATAATACAGGTTCTTGTGATACATAACCAATGATACCACGATACCAAACTGGATCCAACTCTTTGATATCAATACCATCGAATGTGATTGAACCTGAATTTGGATCATAAAATCTTTCAATCATTGCAATTACAGTTGACTTACCACCACCAGATGGACCTACCAAAGCTGTGATTGTACCTTttgataatttcaaatttaaaccCTTTAAAACACTATTATTTGGTCTAGTTGGATAAGAGAATTCCACATCtttcaattcaatttcacccaatggattttgaatttgtttacCACCTGAAACATTGATAGCTGGTACTCTATcgaaaatttcaaatatacGATCCGATGAACCGATTGCCTTTAAGAAATCAGTCATTAAACTACTAATGAAAGCCAAACTCATTGCCAATGAAAGTGTATACAAAAGGAATGAAGTTAAATCACCAGTTGATAATGTACCATCTAAAACCTGTCTAGCACCAACATAAACGATTAATACAATTGCCAATTGTGCTACTAAAAATACAATACCACTGAATACACCGGTTGCAACAGCCAATGatttaccaattaaataactaccattaatatcttttgaaTAGAGGTCAATGAATTTTTGTTCCTTTGAAAATGAACGTACTGTTcttatatttgaaattaccTCTTCACCAGTGGTTGATGATTTTGCTAATTCATCTTGAAATTGTTTACccaattgtttaattttcttACCATATACAACGGTTGATATTGCAAGTACAGGTACAATACCTAACATTAATAATGTTAATCTCCAATTGgtaatgaataataaaataacggaaccaataatttgaattgtaTATCTAAATAACATTGAGATATTAACAGTGACTGAATTTTGAATCACTTGTGAATCACTTGATAATCTACTTAATAGCTCACCAGTTCTACATTGATCGAAATAACCAATCTCTTGATTAACAATTGATGAGAATAAATTTCTACGAATACGTGCAACAAATTTTTGACCAGCTAAATAGAATAACCAACTTCTAACCAATGTtgaaattgaaccaattacGAAAATAACGACCAATGCCAATGtacttgaatttaaattattaaaactatgaGTGGTTGCAACGACTTGAACAATTGAACCGAAAAAGTAAGGCATAGCCAATGATGTCAATGAACTAAATACCAAAGCAACCATTGCTGCTAAAATAATTGGTAACTCTGGTCTTGATAATTGAATTAGTCTCTTTAGATTTGAATGTTTAACctcaacttttttatttaatcttttctCTTCATTTGATTGATTATAAAATTGTTTCTCTTTATCTGATAATCttttatactttttaaaacttaATTGTAATGTTATTATATGtaatactaaaaataataccatCAATGGTATACCAActaaaacaattacaattataatttctctaacttttaatgaatcaaataatgGACTTTCATTTGGTAAATAACTATCACTACcattataaatttcattagatgatgatgatgttgttataatattattattaattgataaaatttgtgtaattgtaaaatatgatttaataacattataaattaatgCAATAATTGTTATAATATAACTAATAGTatgataaataaaactatcagagaatattaataacaaccaaaataatgatataaaatatgatattaataatatatcaaatgttgaaaaataaaaaaagtatttcaTATTAAATGTACCACCATTTAATGCTTCAATTTCTGATGAATCatatgatgttgttgttgatgttaatgtttgtagtagtagtgatgttggtgatggtgttggtgttggtgttggggATGGTGTTGAGGTTGGACTCACACTACCACTATCAGtagtattactattaattgatggataaaaaataatgctTCTTGCATTTGTACTGAAATATAATGcatttattgatattaaataaCCAGCTAATATTACTAATGATACAATTtggataaataatttaattgaattccTTTGTTTACTatccaatttaaatttaaagaaaattgtatcttcaattaattcCTCTTCATCAATCTCTTCACCATTTATTGAtttcttattatttaaagagaaTTGTTTATTTGCATTATTAATTCCAAATTTTTGGTCACTACGATTTGTAGTTGatattgattgtttttgttgttgtttattatatgtttctaataatgattcattttcttcatcattaaaattcTTCTTTGTCATGATTTGTGAACCTTTTTTTatgattgaatttatttatttaaaaaaaaaaaaaaaaaattaaaaaaaaaaataattataaaatgtattaaaaaaaaaaaaagggatacaaaacaaagaaataaaataaattacaataaaaaagatacaaAAGAtaacgtttttttttttttttaaatagtttttttttttattttcatttttatttttattttttttatttaattttttttattttttttggggtAAGAATTTGGTGTACATCTTtgcataaaaaaaaaaaatccaaaaaaaaattaaaaaaattaaaaaaaataaaattaagcTTATAGGGTTAGAATCGCAACAAATTAaatagattattattttgtgaGTGTAAGTGGTCAAAAAATacgtgttttttttttttaaaataaataaaaaaatatttattaatttaaaatggaAAATATAATTGTGATGAATTTGGTGCAtcatgattttaatttatttattttttttattttttattttttttttaaaaaatttttctcaaaaataaataatttattttcacaaataaataaaaaaaatagtgttaatttattttatttaatagtaataaaagagaaaaaaaaaaaaaataataaaataaaattaaatttgagaTAAACACACTGTTACCATCTAgattaaattgtaaaattttttttttttttttttatttaaaatttttttattttttttttaagatgatacaaattgttttaaaaatggtaacCAATTTAAAGGTATTGGTGAAGACCAAATACCtaaacttttaatattattattaataattaattgaaatctTTGAGTTAATTCTTCAGTTGAGAAAggttgattattttcatcaacaGTCATAACACCAACAGCCAATTTATTCAATggaattgattgaattgcaAATTGTAAAGCACTTTGAAAACCTTGAAAAGTTCCAGCATAGGTTGACATTgtataaattttatcaacTGAAGTTTGAGCCAACAATGATAAATTCCAAAATGGTGTCCAAGTTGCTGCACAAACCGTTAGAgttttattatattgatGTAATTGTTTAGCGAATGAATCAATGAAATTTGCATATCCAATTGAGTCTCGttcatcaccaccaactggttcaatatcaatattcCATCCATCGAATCCTTCATCGATTGCATGTTGAATAGCAGAGTCAATGAACGGTTGtggattattaattaattgacgTGCATATTCTATCACTTCAGGTCTACCAAATGGACAACATGTTGATACCATTGGTAAGGTTTTTAAACCCGCTGTTTGTAATGGATATTGAACATctgtaaaattatttacaatcaaTGTTGAATTTGCTCCCaaattaaatctttcaaATGCTACTGAATCTAAAATTTGagttaatgataaaatttgttCTAAATCACTATTTATAGTTTCATTAGTTCTTTCAAGTCCCATCCACGTTAAAACACTTTGTTCTCTACatttaacaataacaacaattaaatttattaaaaataaaataattattgatttcattttttttctttttttaaaataaaaataaaataaaaaaatgaaaaaataaaaaaataaaaaaataaaaattaaaaaaaaagatttttttttttttttttaatgccCAAAACTCTgcaaaaagatattttttaaaaaatttaatgtggtaaatcttatttatttttagtatttagttaatttaattgattatttttttttttttcttattaaacagtttgaaatttcatcaatACTCAAAACAAACAATTCTCAGATTATTGGCGTtctttcaattaatgattttttagaaaaaataaataattaactaaacacaaaaaataaattagatttactttttttttttttttttttttttgtgttttttaattttataggAAAGGAaggatattttatttttttaattttaacaataattaaaaaaaagtgaaacaaacaatgaattaaaactttCTGGCATTTCTTTCCAATTCTTTTTTGCATCCATGAACGCATTGAAAACTTCAGAACAATCTTGGCTTTTAATTTTGCAAACTAGACCATCAGCTTCATTAGTTTCACCCAACACAAAAGAAAGAGtaataatgattaaaataaaaataataactttgttcattttttaaaatttttatttatagttttttttgttatttttttaaaatattttaaaataaatgatttttaaaaataaaattatcttattttcctttttaaattactatttttttttttaattacttaaattttttaaaaaaatatattaaaaaataaaataaaataaaattaaaaataattaccatTCGTCATAACGAATAATTACTATTTCTAATTTCTAATTAaagtattaaatataaacataaatttttattctcatttttaaattcaatgggtttaaaaaattaaaatagttttttttatttttttttttttcaaaacaaaacCCATTTgcataaaatttaatatctaaATGTTCCAATTAAAGATGAATATATTATTctggtaaaaataaaaagaggTATATAACCTAAAACAGCacagtttatttttatttaaaagattttttattttttttatttttatttttatttttatttctaacaAACAAaacatattttaaattttcacaCCCccttacttttttaattttaattttttttatattcagttctatttttagttttatgataatattattttattatatagaattaaataaaaacaaatagatcaattaataaatttttttttttttttttatttttcttaatCTTATCATGATCATCAAAaacatatataaatttttaaaaaaaaaataaaataaacaatttcccaaataaaaaaatcttattttttaaagtttgatttatttttttcttcagAAATAGAAGAGAGTGAATTATGTTTGAAggtaattttgattttaattaaatttttttttttttttttttttttttttttttttttttttttaatcaaaacaacttttattcttttttttttttttaaaaaatcaaagcaacttttaatttttttttttttctattatttatttaatacaaatacaatttgtttaatatttttttttatattttgaaaaaattttgggAAAATGAAGGATTGGGATGTAAATTTTATTCCCTTCCATTCCTTATGATATTAAGAATATATGGTATGTAACATCCTCTCAATATTTAtactaaatataaaattaaaaaatatactaattaattttatatttagaatatcagaattaaatttaatttctttttaaataatatcacaattaatgattttaaagaaattaaaaagaaatttgaaaataattaattagttTATAAACGAATTTTAGTTGATATTAAAACTGGCTATTATGATGGGAATCaa is a window encoding:
- the abcB1 gene encoding ABC transporter B family protein is translated as MTKKNFNDEENESLLETYNKQQQKQSISTTNRSDQKFGINNANKQFSLNNKKSINGEEIDEEELIEDTIFFKFKLDSKQRNSIKLFIQIVSLVILAGYLISINALYFSTNARSIIFYPSINSNTTDSGSVSPTSTPSPTPTPTPSPTSLLLQTLTSTTTSYDSSEIEALNGGTFNMKYFFYFSTFDILLISYFISLFWLLLIFSDSFIYHTISYIITIIALIYNVIKSYFTITQILSINNNIITTSSSSNEIYNGSDSYLPNESPLFDSLKVREIIIVIVLVGIPLMVLFLVLHIITLQLSFKKYKRLSDKEKQFYNQSNEEKRLNKKVEVKHSNLKRLIQLSRPELPIILAAMVALVFSSLTSLAMPYFFGSIVQVVATTHSFNNLNSSTLALVVIFVIGSISTLVRSWLFYLAGQKFVARIRRNLFSSIVNQEIGYFDQCRTGELLSRLSSDSQVIQNSVTVNISMLFRYTIQIIGSVILLFITNWRLTLLMLGIVPVLAISTVVYGKKIKQLGKQFQDELAKSSTTGEEVISNIRTVRSFSKEQKFIDLYSKDINGSYLIGKSLAVATGVFSGIVFLVAQLAIVLIVYVGARQVLDGTLSTGDLTSFLLYTLSLAMSLAFISSLMTDFLKAIGSSDRIFEIFDRVPAINVSGGKQIQNPLGEIELKDVEFSYPTRPNNSVLKGLNLKLSKGTITALVGPSGGGKSTVIAMIERFYDPNSGSITFDGIDIKELDPVWYRGIIGYVSQEPVLFAGSIKDNITFGNDSATMDQIISAAEKANAHSFIEEFENGYDTIVGERGVRLSGGQKQRVAIARAMIQNPMILLLDEATSALDAESEYLVKQAIDEIMKDRTVIVIAHRLSTVINANTVVVINQGKIEEMGTHKELLNNTDGIYHNLVKRQLSSDD